A stretch of the Zeugodacus cucurbitae isolate PBARC_wt_2022May chromosome 6, idZeuCucr1.2, whole genome shotgun sequence genome encodes the following:
- the LOC105219845 gene encoding scavenger receptor class B member 1: MPSGLVCCIFLYIKNRLSEVRLVKSVKSFKEVAMQGRRHKFCTKLYSTYLRKWWITIAIAICLLILGILVTCEFTALINLVINYQVALRPGSQTFGWWAKPPVEPKISVYVYNVTNANEFLNNASKPILDEVGPYVYTESWEKVNIVENENGTLSYNLKKVYIFREDLSVGMEDDVVIVPNIPMLSATSQSKHAARFLRLAMASIMDILKIKPFVQVSVGQLLWGYEDPLLKLAKDVVPKEQKLPYEEFGLMYGKNGTSTDRITIFTGVDDITQYGIIDKYNGRSYLPHWLSDDCNRLNGTDGSIFPPHIDKNRVLFVYDKDLCRLLPLVYEEEVKIKESIVGYRFTPPENVFSDVEKNPENMCFCPAGVPSCSPNGLFNVSLCQYDSPIMLSFPHFYLGDDSFLAAVEGISPPDKEKHKFFIDVHPTMGTTLRARARVQINLAVSQVFDIKQVANFPDIVFPILWFEEGIDELPDEITDLMSFAATVPPKARLGIIIALFALGACLFLLALFCLIRSSNRQSTLHLEGSNYLATAQFDLTKKKAKESK, from the exons ATGCCAAGTGGCTtagtttgttgcatttttctaTACATTAAAAATCGTCTTTCTGAAGTTCGACTCGTGAAAAGCGTGAAAAGTTTTAAG gAAGTGGCAATGCAGGGCCGTAGGCATAAATTTTGTACGAAACTCTATAGTACTTATTTACGAAAATGGT ggaTTACGATAGCAATCGCAATATGCCTTCTTATTCTTGGAATTCTAGTTACTTGTGAATTTACAGCGTTAATCAATTTAGTAATAAACTATCAAGTTGCACTTCGGCCAGGAAGTCAAACATTTGGATGGTGGGCTAAGCCGCCTGTCGAACCGAAAATTTCTGTTTACGTTTATAATGTCACAAATGCAAACGAGTTTCTGAATAACGCTTCCAAGCCTATTCTCGATGAAGTAGGGCCATATGTTTACAC AGAGTCGTGGGAGAAGGTCAATattgttgaaaatgaaaacggcACATTGagttataatttgaaaaaagtttacATTTTCCGAGAAGATTTGTCAGTTGGAATGGAGGATGATGTCGTAATTGTTCCTAATATTCCGATGTTAAGTGCAACGTCTCAAAGCAAACACGCAGCTAG ATTTTTGCGACTTGCCATGGCCAGTATAatggatattttaaaaataaaaccatttgTTCAAGTCTCTGTTGGTCAGCTACTATGGGGCTACGAGGATCCACTTCTTAAATTAGCTAAGGACGTTGTACCCAAGGAGCAAAAGTTGCCATATGAAGAATTTGGATTGATGTACGGTAAAAATGGAACGTCTACA gatCGTATTACTATTTTCACAGGAGTGGATGACATAACACAGTATGGaataatcgataaatataaTGGAAGATCTTATCTACCTCACTGGTTAAGTGATGACTGCAATAGATTAAATGGCACAGATGGTTCGATATTCCCACCACATATTGATAAGAACCGTGTTCTCTTTGTATACGATAAAGATTTGTGCAGACTTTTACCACTTGTATATGAAGAAGAAGTAAAAATCAAGGAAAGCATCGTCGGTTATAGGTTCACACCGCCAGAAAATGTATTTTCAGATGTTGAAAAGAATCCTGAAAATATGTGTTTCTGTCCAGCAGGAGTACCTTCCTGTTCACCAAATGGGCTATTCAATGTTTCACTTTGTCAATATG ATTCACCAATTATGCTGAGTTTTCCCCATTTTTATTTGGGTGATGATAGTTTTCTCGCTGCAGTGGAAGGTATTTCACCACCCGATAAGGAGAAGCATAAATTCTTCATTGATGTTCATCCG aCGATGGGGACTACCTTAAGAGCTCGTGCGCGAGTCCAAATCAATTTAGCTGTCAGTCAAGTTTTCGATATAAAACAAGTGGCTAATTTTCCTGACATTGTCTTTCCCATTTTGTGGTTTGAGGAAGGTATAGACGAATTACCGGATGAGATAACAGATTTGATGAGTTTCGCCGCCACTGTGCCGCCAAAAGCACGTTTGGGTATTATAATTGCCCTATTCGCATTGGGTGCATGTCTTTTCTTGCTTGCTTTATTTTGCTTAATAAGAAGCTCCAATAGACAAAGCACTCTTCACTTGGAAGGTTCTAATTATTTAGCAACGGCACAATTCGATTTGACGAAAAAGAAAGCTAAAGAGTCAAAATAA